One Sphingomonas endolithica DNA segment encodes these proteins:
- a CDS encoding glycoside hydrolase family 3 C-terminal domain-containing protein has protein sequence MRIKVWLAVGSAALALGATPASSRPEAPPPRAPASDEALVMARALVARMTLAEKLPQLLNVAPAIPRLSIPAYNWWTESLHGALGPLATTNFPEPIGLAASFDAPLIHDVAGAISTEVRGLHTLARQTNRLGRIGTALDTWSPNINIFRDPRWGRGQETYGEDPFLTARLGVAFITGMQGPDPDRPLVIATPKHFAVHSGPESTRHAANVFVSAHDLEDTFLPAFRAAIVEARAGSIMCAYNRIDGQPACASNLLLDEHLRDAWNFRGYVVSDCDAVKDIADNHHYAPDGAAAVAAAMRAGVDNECNTATLGDTAGLEDRYRDALDRGLITEGDIDQSLLRLFAARYRNGDLPGLARAPKPVPVAAVGAPDHAALALSAAERGMVLLKNDGVLPLRAGSKIAVIGPLGDATRVLRGNYSSGLSGAPVSVVEGLRRVMPGEQVTLVPFSPSLTDGDRVPGSALLTPDGKPGVLARYFNPATPLPAKFAPGTREKLIDNVRYQETPIATRIEPDVGDRNLELSKVADVHRKVTTGFIVPPVTGSYRLGLSGAGGTLALNGKIIADRRKARWNDLAGMTTLKLTAGRRYPFTVEGGSVDLVWKRISDTPSADLKRAAAAADVLVAVVGLTSDLEAEETGVTVPGFAGGDKTTLDLPADQLALLEEAKATGKPLIIVAMNGSPINLAWAKDNAAGILEAWYPGQAGGLAVANIISGRTNPAGRLPLTFYRSVADLPPFGDYAMQGRTYRYFTGTPVYPFGHGLSYTRFDYGPLAVVPTKSGAEAGVRVTTRLTNSGDRLGEEVAQLYLTFPARPGVPRIALRGFQRVSLKPGESRTLSFDLSPRDLSAVGPDGARSVMRGDYRVTVGSGQPGSGVAGQTAGFTVARAKELPR, from the coding sequence ATGAGGATTAAAGTTTGGCTTGCCGTTGGTTCCGCCGCACTGGCGCTAGGCGCCACGCCGGCATCCTCCCGGCCCGAGGCACCACCGCCACGTGCGCCCGCGTCTGACGAGGCCTTGGTCATGGCCCGCGCGCTGGTCGCACGCATGACGCTGGCGGAGAAGCTGCCGCAGCTTCTGAACGTCGCCCCGGCGATCCCGCGGCTCTCGATCCCAGCCTATAACTGGTGGACCGAATCGCTCCACGGCGCACTGGGGCCGCTGGCCACGACCAACTTCCCTGAACCAATCGGCCTCGCGGCATCGTTCGATGCGCCGCTCATCCATGACGTGGCGGGCGCGATCAGCACCGAAGTACGAGGCCTGCACACCCTCGCGCGCCAGACCAACCGGCTCGGCCGCATCGGCACCGCGCTCGACACCTGGTCACCCAACATCAACATCTTCCGCGATCCGCGCTGGGGCCGCGGCCAGGAAACCTATGGCGAGGATCCGTTCCTCACCGCCCGCCTGGGCGTCGCGTTCATCACCGGGATGCAGGGCCCCGATCCCGACCGACCGCTGGTGATTGCCACGCCCAAGCATTTCGCGGTGCATAGCGGCCCGGAATCCACGCGGCATGCGGCCAACGTCTTCGTCTCCGCGCACGATCTGGAAGACACATTTCTGCCGGCCTTCCGCGCCGCCATCGTCGAGGCACGCGCCGGGTCGATCATGTGCGCGTACAATCGCATCGATGGCCAGCCTGCCTGCGCCAGCAACCTGCTGCTGGACGAACATCTGCGGGATGCCTGGAATTTCCGCGGCTATGTCGTCTCGGACTGCGACGCGGTGAAGGACATTGCCGACAACCACCATTACGCACCCGACGGCGCAGCCGCAGTCGCCGCAGCGATGCGCGCCGGCGTGGACAACGAATGCAACACCGCCACGCTCGGCGATACCGCGGGCCTCGAAGATCGCTACCGCGACGCGCTTGATCGCGGGCTGATCACCGAAGGCGATATCGATCAGAGCCTGCTGCGCTTGTTCGCGGCCCGCTACCGCAACGGCGATTTGCCGGGGCTCGCCCGCGCGCCCAAGCCGGTGCCGGTCGCCGCGGTCGGCGCGCCCGATCACGCGGCCTTGGCATTGAGTGCCGCCGAACGCGGCATGGTCCTGCTCAAGAACGATGGCGTGCTGCCGCTTCGTGCCGGTTCCAAGATCGCCGTGATTGGCCCACTCGGCGATGCGACACGCGTGTTGCGCGGCAATTACTCGTCGGGTCTGTCCGGCGCGCCGGTCTCGGTGGTAGAAGGCCTACGTCGCGTGATGCCTGGCGAACAGGTCACGCTGGTGCCGTTCAGCCCCTCGCTCACCGATGGTGATCGCGTTCCGGGTTCGGCACTGCTCACGCCCGACGGCAAGCCGGGCGTGCTGGCGCGCTACTTCAATCCCGCCACCCCGCTGCCCGCCAAATTCGCGCCGGGCACGCGAGAGAAGCTGATCGACAACGTCCGCTATCAAGAGACTCCCATCGCGACGCGGATCGAGCCCGACGTCGGCGACCGCAATCTGGAGCTGTCCAAGGTCGCCGACGTGCACCGCAAGGTCACGACCGGGTTCATCGTCCCACCCGTTACCGGCAGCTATCGGCTTGGCTTGTCGGGTGCCGGCGGCACGCTGGCGCTGAACGGCAAGATCATCGCCGATCGTCGCAAGGCACGCTGGAACGATCTTGCCGGCATGACGACACTGAAACTGACCGCCGGTCGCCGCTACCCGTTCACGGTCGAAGGCGGCAGTGTCGATCTGGTGTGGAAGCGTATCTCCGACACGCCGTCGGCCGATCTGAAGCGCGCCGCGGCGGCAGCCGACGTGCTGGTCGCCGTCGTCGGCCTGACCTCCGACCTCGAAGCCGAGGAAACCGGCGTCACCGTCCCGGGCTTTGCGGGTGGCGACAAGACCACGCTCGACCTGCCGGCGGATCAGCTCGCCCTGCTGGAAGAGGCAAAGGCCACCGGCAAGCCGCTGATCATCGTCGCGATGAACGGCAGCCCAATTAACCTTGCCTGGGCAAAGGATAATGCCGCCGGCATCCTGGAGGCCTGGTATCCAGGCCAGGCGGGCGGGTTGGCGGTCGCCAACATCATTTCGGGCCGGACCAACCCGGCAGGCCGCCTGCCGCTGACCTTCTACCGCAGTGTCGCGGACCTGCCGCCATTTGGCGATTACGCGATGCAGGGGCGCACCTACCGCTATTTCACCGGCACGCCGGTCTACCCGTTCGGGCATGGCCTGAGCTATACCCGTTTTGACTATGGCCCGCTCGCGGTCGTGCCGACGAAAAGCGGCGCGGAGGCTGGTGTGCGGGTCACGACCCGACTTACCAACAGCGGCGATCGCCTGGGCGAGGAAGTGGCGCAACTCTATCTCACCTTTCCCGCCCGGCCCGGCGTGCCACGCATCGCCCTGCGCGGATTCCAGCGCGTATCGCTCAAGCCGGGTGAAAGCCGAACGCTCAGCTTCGACCTTTCACCGCGGGATTTGAGTGCGGTCGGGCCAGACGGTGCCCGTTCGGTGATGCGCGGCGACTATCGCGTGACGGTCGGCTCCGGCCAGCCGGGAAGCGGCGTTGCCGGGCAGACGGCTGGTTTCACCGTCGCTCGCGCAAAGGAATTGCCGCGATGA
- a CDS encoding radical SAM protein encodes MIVLWRITTRCNYACGFCAYDRRLDIARNDVAEQEARRFGALLSSWGAARRRRVLLSWLGGEPLLWPPILPLSAALTGPTLAISATTNGSVLHRAATRAAILTTFAELTVSIDGPAMVHDRLRGANGAHARVEAGVRALHAERRAGGAPLRLRANVVLMRDTVDHFAQLCEELADWGIDEITFNQLGGRDRPAFFPSQRLRPADIAAMATAMPGLARRLAGRGVRLCADPLYLSRLHASAVGVPLSVDDCQLGRDFLFIDEHGVVSPCSFSGDAYGVPIATLQTIADIDALHGRFARRHVSARCANCDDCPSTQAFAKFAA; translated from the coding sequence ATGATCGTGCTGTGGCGGATCACCACGCGGTGCAATTATGCCTGCGGGTTCTGCGCCTATGATCGGCGCCTGGACATCGCCCGCAACGATGTCGCCGAGCAAGAGGCACGGCGCTTCGGCGCGTTGCTCAGCTCATGGGGCGCGGCGCGACGGCGGCGCGTGCTGCTCAGCTGGCTCGGGGGCGAGCCGCTGCTATGGCCACCGATCCTGCCGCTATCGGCCGCACTGACGGGACCAACGCTGGCGATCAGCGCGACGACGAACGGCAGCGTCCTGCACCGCGCAGCCACACGCGCGGCGATCCTCACGACGTTCGCCGAACTGACCGTCAGCATCGACGGGCCAGCCATGGTCCATGATCGGCTACGCGGCGCGAACGGCGCCCATGCCCGTGTCGAAGCTGGCGTCCGCGCATTGCACGCGGAGCGCCGCGCGGGCGGGGCGCCGTTGCGCCTGCGGGCAAATGTGGTGCTGATGCGCGACACGGTCGATCACTTTGCGCAATTGTGCGAGGAACTGGCCGATTGGGGGATCGACGAGATCACGTTCAATCAGCTCGGCGGCCGCGATCGGCCGGCCTTCTTCCCGTCACAGCGGCTTAGGCCCGCGGACATCGCTGCCATGGCGACCGCCATGCCTGGCCTGGCCAGGCGCCTGGCTGGCCGCGGCGTGCGCCTGTGCGCCGATCCGCTTTACCTGTCGCGGCTCCATGCCAGCGCGGTCGGTGTGCCGCTTAGCGTCGACGATTGCCAATTGGGGCGCGACTTTCTGTTCATCGACGAACACGGTGTCGTCTCGCCCTGCAGCTTCAGCGGCGATGCCTATGGCGTGCCGATCGCGACGTTGCAGACGATCGCCGATATCGACGCGCTCCATGGGCGTTTCGCCCGCCGCCACGTCTCCGCGCGCTGTGCCAATTGCGACGATTGCCCGTCGACCCAGGCCTTCGCGAAGTTCGCCGCATGA
- the pnuC gene encoding nicotinamide riboside transporter PnuC, translating to MTALEVAANLATTASIAFASRNNVHTWWIGIVGCGLFVLLFFNAKLYADVTLQLVFIVTGFVGWWFWVRGTSGTAPPIRRAGPALLGAMAMASVAVTAGYGALLHRFTDAYAPFVDSAVLVLSLIAQFLLVRRMIETWAVWLLVDTIAVPLYLSRGLHLTAGLYALYWLNAFYGAWQWRREMRRC from the coding sequence ATGACGGCCCTGGAAGTTGCGGCGAACCTTGCTACCACGGCATCGATCGCGTTCGCCAGTCGCAACAACGTGCATACGTGGTGGATCGGCATCGTCGGCTGCGGGCTGTTCGTCCTGCTGTTCTTCAACGCAAAGCTGTACGCCGATGTCACGCTGCAACTGGTCTTCATCGTGACAGGCTTTGTGGGCTGGTGGTTCTGGGTCCGCGGGACCAGCGGTACGGCGCCGCCGATCCGGCGTGCCGGCCCGGCGCTGCTGGGCGCGATGGCAATGGCGAGCGTCGCGGTGACGGCTGGCTATGGCGCGCTGCTTCATCGTTTTACCGATGCCTATGCGCCTTTCGTCGATTCCGCCGTATTGGTCCTTAGCCTGATCGCGCAGTTCCTGCTCGTGCGTCGCATGATCGAGACCTGGGCGGTGTGGCTGCTGGTCGATACTATCGCCGTGCCGCTATACCTGTCGCGGGGGCTGCATCTTACCGCAGGATTGTACGCACTGTATTGGCTGAACGCCTTCTACGGCGCCTGGCAGTGGCGTCGCGAGATGCGACGATGCTGA
- a CDS encoding NPCBM/NEW2 domain-containing protein, which translates to MRRSLLPLLAGVAALASPAAAAPDPLAAGGRWSANTSGHAPVPPMGWNSWNAFNSDIDEEKVLASAQALVDTGLAGLGYRYVNIDDGWWLKRRQADGRLMIRTSHFPSAIRPDGASSFRPLTDRLHAMGLKAGIYSDIGRNSCGQIYTPDFKNQPEGTVAEREVGLYGHVDQDIRLFFAEWNFDLIKVDGCGIRGLPADAPRVRSGLYRALPPLVDMQSLGGTNVAAVRTLYDQVGAALKRYAGARDYIFSLCLWGAANVRTWGKNVGNISRTSDDIQPIWPRMLTNLDTVTHRALYAHPGSWNDADMLFFGTGDFDAQHLIEAKSHFSLWAMLNSPLIIGYDLRKLTPALLSIFANRDIVALNQDPAGNQAVLAYDSDEIQIFVKTLADGGKAVAVFNRTGSPAKAVLTAEQLKLRPAADVRLIDLWTKSERRFRREQALELRAHETLIFRASGTRRLPDGLYLSEQPGRINPAEDGVVTPQADPTIYRSIVPWTGTHGGGEHPQYSGWGGAEADRAAYGKLLRIAGTTFDTGLGVLANSRFEVRNDGFARFVAKVGVNDSAANQKTSVRFEVYGDGKLLARSRPMLFGQPAAPLAATVKGVRIIELVARSEAHGSAAPQPVAWADAALLRDAAPRS; encoded by the coding sequence ATGAGGCGCTCGCTGCTGCCGTTGCTCGCCGGGGTGGCTGCGCTGGCCAGTCCTGCCGCCGCGGCACCCGACCCGCTCGCCGCGGGCGGGCGCTGGAGCGCCAACACGTCGGGTCATGCCCCGGTCCCGCCGATGGGCTGGAATTCCTGGAACGCCTTCAACAGCGACATCGACGAGGAAAAGGTCCTCGCCTCGGCACAGGCGCTCGTCGACACCGGGCTGGCCGGTCTCGGCTATCGCTACGTCAATATCGACGACGGCTGGTGGCTGAAGCGGCGGCAGGCCGACGGTCGCCTGATGATCCGCACCAGTCACTTTCCGTCCGCCATTCGTCCGGACGGCGCGTCCAGCTTCCGCCCGCTGACCGATCGGCTGCACGCCATGGGGCTGAAGGCCGGCATCTATTCCGATATCGGCCGCAACAGCTGCGGGCAGATATATACCCCTGACTTCAAAAACCAGCCCGAAGGCACCGTCGCCGAACGCGAGGTTGGGCTGTACGGCCATGTCGATCAAGACATCCGCCTGTTCTTCGCCGAATGGAACTTCGATCTGATCAAGGTCGACGGCTGCGGCATTCGGGGCCTCCCCGCCGACGCGCCACGGGTGCGATCCGGGCTGTACCGCGCGCTGCCCCCACTGGTCGACATGCAGTCGCTCGGCGGAACGAACGTGGCAGCGGTGCGCACGCTCTACGATCAGGTCGGCGCGGCGTTGAAGCGCTATGCCGGGGCACGCGATTACATATTCTCGCTCTGCTTATGGGGTGCCGCGAACGTGCGTACCTGGGGGAAGAACGTCGGCAACATCTCGCGCACCAGCGACGATATCCAGCCGATCTGGCCGCGCATGCTCACCAATCTCGATACGGTCACCCACCGCGCGCTCTATGCACATCCCGGCTCGTGGAACGATGCCGATATGCTGTTCTTCGGCACCGGCGATTTCGATGCTCAGCACCTGATCGAAGCGAAGTCTCACTTCTCGTTATGGGCGATGCTCAATTCGCCGCTGATCATCGGCTACGACCTGCGCAAGCTGACGCCTGCCTTGTTATCGATCTTCGCCAATCGCGATATCGTCGCGCTCAACCAGGATCCGGCGGGCAACCAGGCAGTGCTCGCCTATGACTCCGACGAGATCCAGATCTTCGTCAAGACGCTGGCGGACGGCGGCAAGGCGGTGGCGGTGTTCAACCGGACCGGATCGCCGGCCAAGGCGGTGCTGACGGCCGAACAGCTGAAATTGCGCCCCGCTGCCGATGTCCGCCTGATCGACTTGTGGACGAAGTCGGAACGACGTTTCCGGCGCGAGCAGGCGCTGGAACTTCGCGCGCACGAGACCTTGATATTCCGCGCCTCCGGCACGCGCCGCCTGCCCGACGGCTTGTATTTGTCGGAGCAACCCGGCCGCATCAACCCGGCCGAAGACGGCGTGGTCACCCCGCAGGCCGACCCGACCATCTATCGGTCGATTGTGCCCTGGACCGGCACGCATGGCGGTGGCGAGCATCCGCAATATAGCGGCTGGGGCGGTGCGGAGGCCGATCGCGCGGCCTATGGCAAGCTGCTGCGCATCGCGGGCACGACCTTCGACACGGGGCTGGGCGTGCTGGCCAATTCACGCTTCGAGGTGCGTAACGACGGCTTTGCGCGCTTTGTCGCCAAGGTCGGCGTGAACGATTCAGCCGCGAACCAGAAGACATCTGTCAGGTTCGAGGTCTACGGCGACGGCAAGCTCCTCGCCCGCTCGCGCCCGATGTTGTTCGGCCAGCCCGCAGCGCCGCTTGCCGCCACGGTGAAGGGCGTTCGCATCATCGAATTGGTCGCCCGTTCCGAAGCCCACGGCAGTGCCGCTCCCCAGCCCGTCGCCTGGGCCGACGCAGCGCTGCTGCGCGACGCGGCGCCGAGGTCATGA
- a CDS encoding AMP-binding protein: MPMGDPTDADRYPTLSEAGRALLRRMTEHPAAPMYRNRSGNRLLAADLPGLAQFEQEVLAGRIDWRPDAPPAWLPAFLADAYRDVPHFRARGAPPPLADIPTTSRADLAHDIAVFVPDHVDVDRLINFRTTGTTGHPLLIASNPVVAARYLSIHKRALRRFGVTLQAGRGDVGVVLLGHQRRCFTYVSVTPQMDEAGLAKINLHPDDWRAPDDRARYLDALAPEIVAGDPISFAALLELPVTIRPRALLSVAMMLTQGLRMQLEQRFGCPVLDLYSMNEVGPIAVADPVAGGHVLLQPHLYVEIVDAAGDAVPIGTRGEVCVTGGFNFCLPLVRYRTGDTAAIGMAGDAPVLIGLSGRRPVRFRTAGGGWINNIDVSHALQRIATAQFGLHQHADGVLTLRLSPHAMPDAEAAGAALRGVLGDLAITVTPILEDDKILQYTSDLPGSVSA; encoded by the coding sequence ATGCCTATGGGCGACCCGACGGATGCCGATCGCTACCCGACGCTGAGCGAGGCGGGACGGGCATTGCTGCGCCGCATGACCGAGCATCCGGCAGCGCCCATGTATCGCAATCGCAGCGGCAACCGCCTGCTCGCCGCGGATCTGCCCGGACTGGCGCAATTCGAGCAGGAGGTGCTGGCTGGCCGGATCGATTGGCGGCCGGACGCGCCGCCCGCCTGGTTGCCGGCGTTTCTCGCCGACGCCTATCGCGACGTGCCGCATTTCCGAGCGCGCGGTGCGCCGCCGCCGCTGGCGGACATCCCGACGACCTCGCGAGCGGATCTCGCGCACGATATCGCCGTCTTCGTGCCCGACCATGTCGATGTCGACCGGCTGATCAACTTCCGTACCACGGGCACGACGGGGCATCCGCTGCTGATAGCGTCAAACCCGGTGGTCGCGGCACGCTATCTGTCGATCCACAAGCGGGCGCTCCGTCGGTTCGGGGTGACGCTGCAGGCCGGGCGCGGCGATGTCGGGGTAGTGCTGCTCGGGCATCAGCGGCGTTGCTTCACCTATGTCTCCGTGACGCCGCAGATGGATGAGGCGGGGCTGGCCAAGATCAACCTCCATCCCGACGATTGGCGCGCTCCGGACGATCGCGCGCGCTATCTTGATGCGCTGGCGCCCGAGATCGTGGCGGGCGATCCCATCTCCTTTGCCGCCTTGCTCGAGCTGCCGGTCACCATCCGGCCGCGCGCGTTGCTCTCCGTGGCGATGATGTTGACACAGGGCCTGCGCATGCAACTCGAGCAGCGCTTCGGCTGTCCGGTGCTCGATCTCTACTCGATGAACGAGGTCGGTCCGATCGCCGTGGCCGACCCGGTGGCGGGCGGCCACGTGCTGCTGCAACCGCATCTTTACGTCGAGATCGTCGATGCTGCCGGCGACGCCGTGCCGATCGGTACGCGCGGGGAGGTCTGCGTGACCGGGGGCTTCAACTTCTGCCTGCCGTTGGTCCGCTACCGCACCGGCGATACCGCCGCGATCGGCATGGCGGGCGACGCTCCGGTGTTGATCGGGCTGTCTGGCCGTCGGCCGGTGCGGTTCCGCACCGCGGGCGGCGGGTGGATCAACAATATCGACGTCAGCCATGCGCTGCAGCGCATCGCCACCGCCCAATTCGGCCTGCACCAGCATGCGGACGGCGTGCTCACACTGCGCCTGTCGCCGCACGCGATGCCTGATGCGGAGGCGGCCGGCGCTGCGTTGCGCGGCGTGCTCGGCGATCTCGCCATCACGGTCACGCCGATCCTGGAAGATGACAAGATCCTGCAATATACATCCGACTTGCCCGGTAGTGTCTCCGCATGA
- a CDS encoding AAA family ATPase: MLTGLVVGKFCPLHRGHEALIAFAAARCDRLVILSYTNPDLGYPTAQRAAWLEALFPQAVRLVLGDAVLADFARRTGTPARTLPHNNAPAAQHRAFTFWVCHTILGMSIDRVFTSESYGDGFAAALSRYQSEAAGAEHQVEHLSFDPGRRLNPVSGTALRQGEDGGLSFFSPVVRSSLVRRIGIIGGESSGKTTLARTLADRLGTIWVPEYGRELWERRAGNLRFADMVDIAIEQSAREQAALPIAHRWLPCDTTPLVTAFYSEAMFGSIDPALSALARRPYDLLVVCAPDFAFVQDGTRQDDAFRQRQHDWYLQELDRTGTPYVLMEGDVETRCSRLVSHELPLLAQAV; the protein is encoded by the coding sequence ATGCTGACGGGGCTCGTCGTCGGCAAGTTCTGCCCGTTGCATCGGGGGCATGAGGCGCTGATCGCGTTCGCCGCCGCGCGGTGCGATCGGCTGGTGATCCTCAGCTATACCAACCCCGATCTGGGCTATCCGACGGCGCAACGTGCCGCCTGGCTGGAGGCGTTGTTCCCGCAGGCGGTGCGCCTCGTGCTAGGCGACGCCGTGCTTGCGGACTTTGCCCGCCGTACCGGCACGCCGGCGCGGACCCTGCCGCACAACAACGCGCCAGCGGCGCAGCACCGCGCGTTCACCTTTTGGGTTTGTCACACGATATTGGGGATGAGCATCGATCGCGTCTTCACCAGCGAAAGCTATGGCGACGGCTTCGCCGCTGCCCTCTCGCGGTACCAGAGCGAGGCTGCCGGAGCGGAACACCAAGTGGAGCATCTGTCGTTCGATCCCGGTCGCCGCCTCAATCCCGTTTCCGGCACGGCATTGCGGCAGGGCGAGGACGGCGGGTTGAGCTTCTTTTCCCCAGTGGTGCGATCTTCGCTGGTGCGGCGTATCGGCATCATCGGTGGTGAATCGAGCGGCAAGACGACGCTCGCTCGCACGCTCGCCGACCGTTTGGGGACAATTTGGGTGCCGGAATATGGCCGTGAATTATGGGAGCGACGGGCCGGCAACCTGCGGTTCGCCGATATGGTCGATATCGCCATCGAGCAAAGCGCGCGTGAGCAAGCGGCGCTGCCGATCGCACACCGGTGGCTGCCCTGCGACACGACGCCGCTCGTCACCGCATTCTACAGCGAAGCGATGTTCGGTAGCATCGATCCCGCGCTGTCGGCGCTCGCACGCCGGCCATACGATCTGCTGGTCGTCTGCGCCCCCGACTTCGCCTTCGTCCAAGACGGAACGCGGCAGGACGACGCTTTTCGCCAACGCCAGCACGACTGGTATCTGCAGGAACTCGACCGTACCGGCACGCCGTATGTGTTGATGGAGGGCGATGTCGAAACACGCTGCAGTCGCCTTGTCAGCCACGAGTTGCCTCTTCTTGCGCAAGCCGTATAG
- a CDS encoding alpha-N-arabinofuranosidase, giving the protein MMRSFFTAAVAMCLASVASAPSAVSAQDAPAPATTATLRASRPGPKLARQVFGQFAEHLGHGIYEGIWVGEKSSIPNDHGYRTDVLRALKAIKVPMVRWPGGCFADEYHWRDGIGPRAKRPVKINTNWGGVDEDNSFGTHEFMGFVERLGAEAYVAANVGNAPPSETAQWVEYMTAPGGSTLAKERAANGHAAPWKVPYLGIGNELWGCGGNMRADYAADVTNRYATFAKSGNGSMLKIASGPSDENYEWTESMMRIAGKNIDGLALHYYTRPRDKEWNDKGPALGFSEREWATTMQHTLRMDDFITRHAAIMDKYDPEKKKWLVVDEWGTWYDPAPGSNPGFLVQQNSLRDAVVAGLNLNVFAHHADRVKMAAIAQMVNVLQAMLLTDGPRMVRTPTYWVFDLYQPWQDATTLPIEISSPWYHKDEVALPAVSVSAVRDQAGQVHVALVNLDPNRSMPLSITLQGVQASGATGRMITAATMDAHNSFDQPDAVTPQSFTAAEVRGSVLAVTLPAKSVVVLALR; this is encoded by the coding sequence ATGATGCGATCTTTTTTTACGGCCGCTGTGGCGATGTGTCTGGCGAGTGTTGCGTCAGCGCCCAGCGCGGTTTCCGCGCAGGATGCGCCGGCACCCGCTACGACCGCGACGCTGCGCGCGAGTCGACCGGGCCCGAAGCTTGCCCGGCAGGTGTTCGGGCAGTTTGCCGAGCATCTCGGCCACGGCATCTACGAGGGCATCTGGGTCGGCGAGAAATCGTCCATTCCGAACGACCATGGCTATCGCACCGACGTGCTGCGGGCGCTGAAGGCGATCAAGGTACCGATGGTGCGTTGGCCCGGCGGCTGCTTTGCCGATGAATATCATTGGCGCGACGGGATCGGACCGCGTGCCAAGCGCCCGGTGAAGATCAACACGAACTGGGGCGGCGTGGACGAGGATAACAGCTTCGGCACGCATGAATTCATGGGCTTCGTGGAGCGACTGGGCGCGGAGGCCTATGTCGCGGCGAACGTGGGCAACGCGCCGCCGTCGGAAACGGCACAATGGGTCGAGTATATGACCGCGCCCGGCGGTTCGACCTTGGCCAAGGAGCGCGCGGCGAACGGCCATGCGGCGCCGTGGAAGGTGCCATATCTCGGCATCGGCAACGAGCTTTGGGGCTGTGGTGGCAACATGCGGGCGGACTATGCCGCCGACGTCACCAATCGCTACGCGACCTTTGCCAAATCGGGCAACGGATCGATGCTCAAGATCGCCAGCGGGCCAAGCGACGAGAATTACGAGTGGACCGAGTCGATGATGCGCATCGCCGGCAAGAACATCGACGGCCTCGCGCTGCATTACTACACCCGTCCGCGCGACAAGGAGTGGAACGACAAGGGCCCGGCACTCGGCTTCTCCGAGCGCGAATGGGCGACCACCATGCAGCATACGTTGCGGATGGACGACTTCATCACCCGCCACGCCGCGATCATGGACAAATACGATCCCGAGAAGAAGAAGTGGCTCGTCGTCGACGAATGGGGCACGTGGTACGATCCGGCGCCGGGTAGCAATCCCGGATTTCTGGTGCAGCAGAACTCGCTGCGCGATGCGGTGGTCGCCGGCCTCAACCTGAACGTCTTCGCGCACCATGCCGATCGGGTGAAGATGGCGGCGATCGCGCAGATGGTGAACGTGTTGCAGGCGATGCTGCTGACCGACGGCCCTCGGATGGTGCGGACACCGACCTATTGGGTGTTCGATCTCTACCAGCCTTGGCAGGATGCGACGACGCTGCCGATCGAGATCAGTTCGCCCTGGTATCACAAGGACGAGGTCGCCTTGCCCGCGGTGAGCGTGTCGGCCGTACGCGATCAGGCAGGGCAGGTGCATGTCGCGTTGGTCAACCTCGATCCTAATCGGTCGATGCCGCTGTCGATCACGCTGCAAGGCGTGCAGGCGAGCGGCGCCACCGGGCGGATGATCACCGCCGCAACGATGGATGCGCATAACAGCTTCGACCAGCCCGACGCGGTGACTCCCCAGTCGTTCACCGCGGCGGAGGTGCGCGGGAGCGTTCTGGCGGTGACTTTGCCGGCCAAGTCGGTGGTGGTGCTTGCGTTGCGCTAG